A portion of the Kribbella jejuensis genome contains these proteins:
- a CDS encoding 5-oxoprolinase subunit B family protein — MRILPSGDRALLVELDDLDQVLGYYATLAADPPADVVDVVPAARTILVTTTGDLATLSRTLRELTPALDRRRAGDLIEIPVVYDGEDLRDVADLLDCSPEEVIARHIADEWTVAFSGFAPGFGYLTSAGEWDVPRRTSPRTKVPAGAVGVAGEFSGVYPRESPGGWQLIGRTSVQIFDADREPAALFHPGRRVRFVDAGRG, encoded by the coding sequence ATGCGGATTCTTCCGTCGGGTGATCGGGCTCTGCTGGTCGAGCTCGACGATCTCGACCAAGTCCTCGGGTACTACGCGACGCTGGCTGCTGATCCGCCCGCGGACGTTGTGGACGTCGTTCCGGCTGCTCGCACGATCCTCGTCACCACGACCGGCGACCTCGCCACGTTGTCGCGCACCCTGCGGGAGCTGACGCCTGCTCTGGACCGTCGACGGGCCGGCGATCTCATCGAGATTCCGGTCGTCTACGACGGCGAGGACCTGCGCGACGTCGCGGATCTCCTCGACTGCAGTCCGGAGGAAGTGATCGCCCGGCACATCGCCGACGAGTGGACAGTCGCGTTCTCCGGATTCGCGCCGGGGTTCGGTTATCTGACCTCGGCCGGCGAGTGGGACGTTCCACGCAGGACATCGCCGCGGACGAAGGTACCGGCCGGTGCGGTTGGGGTGGCGGGAGAGTTCAGTGGTGTGTATCCGCGGGAGTCGCCGGGTGGCTGGCAGTTGATCGGCCGTACGTCGGTGCAGATCTTCGACGCTGACCGCGAGCCTGCCGCGCTGTTCCACCCCGGGCGCCGGGTCCGGTTCGTCGACGCGGGTCGTGGATGA
- a CDS encoding biotin-dependent carboxyltransferase family protein — protein MSSLTVLETGPLATIQDRGRAGQAALGVPPSGACDRSSYALANRLVGNDVGAAALEVTYGGLTILADNDLVIAITGAPCAGVPLNAPTLLRSGSVLHFGAPVSGLRTYVAVRGGIDVPPVLASRSTDLLSGLGPEPLRAGQTLQVGSPVHPMPGVDQAPVAAPASGQVMLRVTPGPRKDWFTDAAWVSLTSQVYEVSTNSNRVGVRLDGEPLERARPGELASEGMTHGAIQIPPSGTPVIFLADHPVTGGYPVIAYVASADLDACAQVRPGQPVRLISS, from the coding sequence ATGAGCAGCCTGACCGTCCTCGAAACGGGGCCGTTGGCAACAATCCAGGACCGCGGACGGGCCGGCCAGGCGGCGCTCGGCGTACCGCCCTCCGGCGCCTGCGATCGATCCTCGTACGCATTGGCGAACCGGCTCGTCGGCAACGACGTCGGCGCGGCCGCTCTGGAAGTCACGTACGGCGGCTTGACCATCCTCGCGGACAACGACCTCGTCATCGCGATCACCGGCGCCCCCTGTGCCGGCGTCCCCCTGAACGCCCCGACCCTCCTGAGGTCCGGCTCGGTCCTGCACTTCGGTGCACCGGTGAGCGGCCTCCGCACCTACGTAGCCGTTCGCGGCGGCATCGACGTACCGCCCGTCCTGGCCTCCCGCTCCACCGACCTACTGTCCGGCCTTGGCCCAGAACCGCTCCGTGCTGGGCAAACGTTGCAGGTCGGCTCACCTGTGCATCCGATGCCTGGAGTGGATCAAGCACCGGTCGCCGCGCCCGCCTCCGGCCAGGTGATGCTGCGAGTAACTCCGGGCCCCCGGAAAGACTGGTTCACCGACGCAGCCTGGGTCTCTCTCACCTCACAGGTTTACGAGGTGAGTACGAACAGCAACCGCGTCGGCGTCCGTCTCGACGGAGAGCCGCTGGAACGCGCCCGCCCCGGCGAGCTGGCCAGCGAAGGCATGACCCACGGCGCCATCCAGATCCCCCCGTCCGGCACCCCCGTCATCTTCCTCGCCGACCACCCCGTGACGGGCGGCTACCCGGTGATCGCGTACGTCGCGTCGGCCGACCTGGACGCCTGCGCCCAGGTCCGGCCGGGCCAGCCGGTCCGCCTGATCAGCTCGTAG
- a CDS encoding VOC family protein produces the protein MTIQGKSTVTPYVAAKGADKFLKFVEHTFEVRTSGRFPNEDGTVGHAEITVGESVLMTFDAAPEWPDTPAFLSVYVDDVERTYQRALDAGATVVTELLYSGITGDRGGRVKDPLGNIWWLQTHVEDVDLETIHERFADPAELAVMRRAQESFADEMRGRTTS, from the coding sequence ATGACGATTCAAGGCAAGTCGACCGTTACTCCGTACGTCGCCGCCAAGGGCGCGGACAAGTTTCTGAAGTTCGTGGAGCACACGTTCGAGGTGCGCACGTCCGGCCGGTTCCCGAACGAGGACGGCACCGTGGGGCATGCGGAGATCACCGTCGGTGAGTCGGTACTGATGACGTTCGACGCGGCGCCCGAGTGGCCGGACACGCCTGCCTTCCTGAGCGTGTACGTCGACGACGTGGAGCGGACGTACCAACGGGCCCTTGACGCGGGCGCGACGGTTGTCACCGAGCTGCTGTACTCCGGCATCACCGGCGACCGCGGCGGCCGGGTGAAGGATCCGCTCGGCAACATCTGGTGGCTGCAGACCCACGTCGAGGACGTCGACCTCGAAACGATCCACGAGCGGTTCGCGGACCCCGCCGAGTTGGCGGTCATGCGCCGTGCGCAGGAGTCGTTCGCGGACGAGATGCGTGGCCGTACTACGAGCTGA
- a CDS encoding GlxA family transcriptional regulator, which produces MSKSPEEPQIRTRRRIAFVVYDGVTLLDVTGPLEVLHQSRRYETVLVSAHGGEVRTAAGVVLAGTVTSADPVDTVVVPGADHLVDGVPDEVLKLTAALAANAECVASVCSGAFVLAELGMLDGRRATTHWRHAAALARKYPKVHVEPDALHLTDGRYVTSAGISAGIDLTLALVEADHGADLARAVARELVVYMQRPGGQSQFSTALATPPARTDQLREITDTVLADPAADHSLPNLAASAGVSPRHLARLFQSEFNTTPGRWVERVRLDRAQQLLLDGHSIATAARLSGLGSDETLRRAFARHLGTTPTEYLRRFQASRT; this is translated from the coding sequence ATGTCCAAATCGCCAGAAGAACCACAGATTCGGACACGACGTCGGATCGCGTTCGTCGTGTACGACGGCGTGACGCTGCTGGACGTCACCGGACCGCTCGAGGTCCTGCATCAGAGCCGGCGATACGAGACCGTGCTCGTGTCCGCGCACGGCGGAGAGGTGCGAACCGCCGCGGGAGTCGTGCTGGCCGGAACGGTGACCAGTGCAGATCCCGTCGACACGGTCGTGGTGCCGGGCGCGGACCACCTGGTGGACGGCGTACCGGACGAGGTACTGAAACTGACGGCGGCGCTGGCTGCGAACGCCGAGTGCGTGGCGTCGGTGTGCAGCGGGGCGTTCGTGCTGGCCGAGCTCGGAATGCTCGACGGGCGGCGGGCGACGACGCACTGGCGGCATGCGGCCGCGCTGGCGCGGAAGTACCCGAAGGTGCACGTCGAGCCCGACGCGCTGCACCTCACCGACGGGCGGTACGTGACGTCCGCCGGGATCAGCGCCGGCATCGACCTCACGCTCGCGCTGGTGGAGGCGGATCACGGCGCCGACCTCGCGCGGGCGGTTGCGCGGGAGTTGGTGGTGTACATGCAGCGTCCTGGCGGGCAGTCGCAGTTCTCGACCGCGTTGGCGACCCCGCCGGCGCGGACCGATCAGCTGCGGGAGATCACCGACACCGTGCTCGCGGACCCGGCCGCCGACCACAGCCTGCCGAACCTGGCCGCCTCGGCGGGGGTCAGCCCGCGGCACCTGGCCCGGTTGTTCCAGAGCGAGTTCAACACCACCCCAGGCCGCTGGGTCGAGCGCGTGCGACTGGATCGGGCGCAGCAACTTCTCCTCGACGGCCACAGCATCGCCACGGCCGCCAGACTCAGTGGGCTCGGCAGCGACGAGACCCTCCGCCGTGCTTTCGCCCGTCACCTCGGTACGACGCCGACGGAGTACTTGCGCCGATTTCAGGCCAGTAGGACATGA
- a CDS encoding HD domain-containing protein produces MTETIAGVRIPDSTLAREATELLRDAASPLLYDHSRRVFLFGSLRGEGLAYDAELLYVGALFHDLGLTERYRRTDQRFEIDGADEARRFLGTHGITGEPADRVWTAIALHTTPEIPLHMAPEVALVTRGVELDVLGIGYDAITPAQRAAVTAAHPRPDFKPRILEAFTAGLVDRPATTFGNVKADVLEHFVPGFHHTDFVDVIKNSPWPE; encoded by the coding sequence ATGACCGAAACCATCGCCGGCGTCCGGATCCCCGACAGCACGCTCGCCCGGGAGGCGACCGAGCTTCTCCGCGACGCCGCATCCCCACTGCTGTACGACCACTCGCGGCGCGTGTTCCTGTTCGGCTCGCTCCGCGGCGAGGGGCTCGCGTACGACGCGGAACTGCTGTACGTCGGCGCCCTGTTCCACGACCTCGGCCTGACCGAGCGGTACCGGCGTACCGATCAGCGCTTCGAGATCGACGGCGCCGACGAGGCCCGCCGCTTCCTCGGTACGCACGGCATCACCGGCGAACCGGCCGACCGCGTCTGGACCGCGATCGCGCTGCACACCACGCCGGAGATCCCTTTGCACATGGCCCCCGAGGTGGCCCTGGTCACCCGCGGCGTCGAGCTCGACGTGCTCGGCATCGGGTACGACGCGATCACTCCGGCGCAACGTGCGGCGGTCACCGCTGCTCACCCACGACCGGACTTCAAGCCGCGCATCCTCGAGGCCTTCACCGCGGGGTTGGTCGACCGCCCGGCGACGACGTTCGGCAACGTGAAGGCCGACGTCCTCGAGCACTTCGTGCCCGGCTTCCACCACACCGACTTCGTCGACGTCATCAAGAACTCTCCGTGGCCTGAGTAG
- a CDS encoding UBP-type zinc finger domain-containing protein: MTSGTPGIDSTVPPSGTGCVECLAADGWWFHLRRCAECGHIGCCDSSPAQHASAHAANTGHQIVRSFEPGEDWFWHYGESQYYDGPDLAPPISRPETQPVPGGNVPPDWQDKLHR; encoded by the coding sequence ATGACTTCTGGAACGCCAGGTATCGACAGCACAGTTCCCCCGAGCGGCACCGGATGCGTCGAGTGCCTGGCCGCCGACGGCTGGTGGTTCCACCTGCGGCGTTGTGCGGAGTGCGGCCACATCGGCTGCTGTGACTCCTCCCCCGCGCAGCACGCCTCCGCGCACGCCGCGAACACCGGCCACCAGATCGTCCGCAGCTTCGAGCCGGGCGAGGACTGGTTCTGGCACTACGGCGAGTCCCAGTACTACGACGGCCCCGACCTGGCGCCGCCGATCTCCCGCCCCGAAACCCAGCCCGTCCCCGGCGGCAACGTTCCCCCCGACTGGCAGGACAAGCTGCACCGCTGA
- a CDS encoding proline racemase family protein, whose protein sequence is MRSVRTISAIDSHTEGMPTRVVTGGVGVVPGATMAERREYFVKHLDDLRLFLVNEPRGHAAMSGAILQPPTRSDADWGVLYIEVSGCLPMCGHGTIGVATVLVESGMVEVTEPQTKVRLDTPAGLVVVDVAVSNGRAERVTLRNIPSYSHALDASVDVPGLGKVTYDMAYGGNFYAILPLEQLGIPFDRAEKDRILKAGLDIMDAINATDRPVHPLDPGINGCKHVQFTAPGEDGAHSRNAMAIHPGWFDRSPCGTGTSARMAQLHARGELALDTDFVNESFIGTRFTGRLVEETTVGPYVGVVPTVTGRAWITGTANYLLDPDDPFPTGFVL, encoded by the coding sequence ATGAGATCGGTCCGGACGATCAGTGCGATCGACTCACACACCGAGGGCATGCCGACCCGGGTCGTGACCGGCGGCGTCGGCGTGGTCCCGGGCGCGACGATGGCCGAGCGCCGTGAGTACTTCGTGAAGCACCTGGACGACCTGCGGTTGTTCCTGGTCAACGAGCCGCGCGGGCACGCCGCGATGAGCGGCGCGATCCTGCAGCCGCCGACCCGCTCCGACGCGGACTGGGGCGTGCTGTACATCGAGGTCTCCGGCTGCCTGCCGATGTGCGGTCACGGCACGATCGGCGTCGCCACGGTGCTGGTCGAGTCCGGCATGGTCGAGGTGACGGAGCCACAGACGAAGGTCCGGCTGGACACACCGGCCGGGCTCGTGGTCGTGGATGTTGCCGTGAGCAACGGACGGGCGGAGCGGGTGACGCTGCGGAACATCCCGTCGTACTCGCATGCGCTGGACGCCTCGGTCGACGTGCCCGGGCTCGGCAAGGTCACGTACGACATGGCCTACGGCGGCAACTTCTACGCGATCCTGCCGCTGGAGCAGCTCGGCATCCCGTTCGACCGGGCGGAGAAGGACCGCATCCTGAAGGCCGGCCTGGACATCATGGACGCGATCAACGCCACCGATCGTCCGGTGCACCCGCTCGATCCGGGGATCAACGGCTGCAAGCACGTGCAGTTCACCGCTCCGGGCGAGGACGGCGCCCACTCACGCAACGCGATGGCGATCCACCCCGGCTGGTTCGACCGCTCGCCCTGCGGCACCGGCACGTCGGCCCGGATGGCGCAACTGCACGCCCGTGGCGAGCTCGCCCTCGACACCGACTTCGTCAACGAGTCCTTCATCGGCACCCGCTTCACCGGGCGGCTCGTCGAGGAGACCACGGTCGGCCCCTACGTGGGCGTCGTACCGACGGTCACCGGCCGTGCCTGGATCACCGGCACCGCCAACTACCTCCTCGACCCGGACGACCCGTTCCCGACAGGCTTCGTTCTGTAG
- a CDS encoding dihydrodipicolinate synthase family protein has translation MSEKLEGVIVATALPYAEDASAPAGLRPDLDKYAEHCRWLVENGCRGVGPNGSLGEYSSLTDDERRAVARTAIEAVGDDGIVVVGVHGVGSHQARAWAEKAAEDGADGVLCLPPTMYRANRGEVIAHFTEVAKAGLPVMVYNNPLDTKVDLTPDLLGEIAQIENVVAVKEFSGDVRRILEIRELAPDLAVIAGADDLTLEALLMGATGWFAGFPNVFPKESVRLYNLALEGKLEEARALYEPLVAAFRWDSRTEFVQAIKYGMDYVGRFGGPCRPPRGPLVPEHVAQLELDMKKAVESLA, from the coding sequence ATGAGCGAGAAACTCGAAGGCGTGATCGTCGCGACCGCGCTGCCGTACGCCGAGGACGCGTCGGCGCCGGCCGGGTTGCGGCCGGACCTCGACAAGTACGCAGAGCACTGCCGGTGGCTGGTCGAGAACGGCTGTCGCGGCGTCGGGCCGAACGGGTCCCTCGGGGAGTACTCGTCGCTCACCGACGACGAGCGGCGGGCGGTCGCGAGGACCGCGATCGAGGCCGTCGGCGACGACGGCATCGTGGTGGTCGGCGTGCACGGGGTCGGATCGCACCAGGCGCGGGCCTGGGCGGAGAAGGCGGCCGAGGACGGCGCGGACGGCGTCCTGTGCCTGCCGCCGACCATGTACCGGGCGAACCGCGGCGAGGTGATCGCGCACTTCACCGAGGTCGCGAAGGCCGGTCTGCCGGTAATGGTCTACAACAACCCGCTCGACACCAAGGTCGACCTGACGCCCGACCTGCTGGGCGAGATCGCCCAGATCGAGAACGTCGTCGCGGTCAAGGAGTTCTCCGGTGACGTCCGGCGGATCCTGGAGATCCGCGAGCTGGCCCCGGACCTGGCCGTGATCGCGGGCGCCGACGACCTGACGCTCGAGGCGCTGCTGATGGGCGCGACCGGCTGGTTCGCCGGCTTCCCGAACGTGTTCCCGAAGGAATCGGTCCGGTTGTACAACCTTGCCCTCGAAGGCAAGCTGGAAGAGGCCCGGGCGCTGTACGAGCCGCTGGTCGCCGCCTTCCGGTGGGACTCGCGGACCGAGTTCGTGCAGGCGATCAAGTACGGCATGGACTACGTCGGCCGGTTCGGCGGCCCGTGCCGCCCGCCGCGCGGGCCGTTGGTCCCCGAACACGTCGCGCAGTTGGAGCTGGACATGAAGAAAGCAGTGGAGTCGCTGGCATGA
- a CDS encoding FAD-dependent oxidoreductase codes for MSAYQRPRAGDPADVEQPPTVPVTVDGQPITAQAGQTVAAVLLANGRDTWRTTRVNGRPRGTFCGIGACYDCLVTVNGLPDTRACQRTVEPDDVITSQQGAVLPATTEAPREEVPRVEAPGSRKAGGVVGGGGAAVAVRTVDVVVVGGGPAGMAAAIAAAEAGADVLLVDNGRAVGGQFNRQLPVEFAARRPDRLQHGWKSFAAQRDRIAASPRITHLTETSVWAIEGLRVWAQRGPADAAGRTPFPIDAKAVVLATGAYDRVLPFPGWDLPGVYTAGAAQALAKGQRISVGRRVLVAGTGPFLLPVAESLVGVGAQVVALLEANSLVTVRKGWSADPTVAIDKLREAAGYGAVLARHRIPLRHGWTVVAAHGTDHVEAVTIARLDATWRRVPGTERRLEVDAVCLGFGFTANLELAVAAGCELGTAPDGGPAVTVDADQQTSTPGVFAAGELTGVAGAAPSTAEGEVAGAAAAHHALGTTPNVEARSAVPKGHWLAVVRSAVVQGRRLVEARSAVVKGQRLAEVLARAYPVRDGWKSWSTAETLVCRCEEVSRGDLEDAAADRGLDDGRAMKLSSRAGLGMCQGRVCSRNVAALLAEPGAVPKPSMKRPIAVPVRLRDLARAQEEQP; via the coding sequence ATGAGCGCGTACCAGCGCCCGCGTGCGGGCGACCCGGCCGACGTCGAGCAGCCGCCGACCGTGCCGGTCACGGTCGACGGTCAACCGATCACGGCGCAAGCCGGTCAGACAGTCGCCGCCGTGCTACTCGCGAACGGTCGCGACACGTGGCGTACGACGCGGGTCAACGGGCGCCCGCGCGGCACCTTCTGCGGTATCGGGGCCTGCTACGACTGCCTCGTCACGGTGAACGGCCTGCCCGACACGCGAGCCTGCCAGCGAACAGTCGAACCCGACGACGTCATCACCAGCCAGCAGGGCGCCGTCCTCCCAGCAACAACTGAAGCCCCCCGCGAGGAAGTGCCCCGCGTGGAGGCGCCAGGGTCCCGGAAGGCCGGTGGTGTGGTGGGGGGCGGCGGCGCGGCAGTTGCTGTCAGGACTGTGGATGTGGTCGTGGTTGGGGGTGGGCCGGCCGGGATGGCGGCGGCGATCGCGGCTGCGGAGGCTGGGGCCGACGTGCTGTTGGTGGACAACGGGCGAGCCGTTGGTGGGCAGTTCAACCGGCAGTTGCCGGTCGAGTTCGCGGCGAGGCGCCCCGATCGGTTGCAGCATGGCTGGAAGAGTTTCGCGGCGCAGCGAGACCGGATCGCGGCCTCGCCACGGATCACCCACCTGACCGAGACCTCTGTGTGGGCGATCGAGGGGCTGCGTGTCTGGGCACAGCGCGGTCCCGCCGATGCGGCAGGTCGTACGCCGTTCCCGATCGACGCCAAGGCCGTGGTGCTGGCGACCGGCGCGTACGACCGGGTGCTGCCGTTCCCCGGATGGGACCTGCCCGGCGTCTACACCGCCGGTGCCGCGCAGGCGCTGGCCAAAGGGCAGCGGATCTCGGTCGGTCGCCGCGTCCTGGTCGCGGGCACGGGCCCGTTCCTGTTGCCTGTCGCCGAGTCCCTCGTCGGAGTGGGTGCACAGGTCGTCGCACTGCTCGAGGCCAACTCGCTCGTGACCGTCCGCAAGGGCTGGTCGGCCGACCCGACAGTTGCCATCGACAAACTTCGGGAAGCCGCCGGGTACGGCGCTGTGCTGGCCCGGCACCGGATACCGCTGCGACACGGCTGGACCGTCGTCGCTGCCCACGGCACCGACCACGTCGAGGCCGTCACCATCGCCCGGCTGGACGCGACCTGGCGTCGGGTGCCCGGCACCGAGCGTCGGCTCGAGGTCGACGCCGTCTGCCTCGGCTTCGGCTTCACCGCCAACCTGGAACTCGCTGTCGCTGCCGGTTGTGAACTGGGGACCGCCCCCGACGGCGGCCCCGCGGTGACGGTCGACGCCGACCAGCAGACGAGCACTCCAGGGGTCTTCGCCGCCGGTGAGCTGACCGGTGTCGCCGGAGCCGCTCCGTCAACTGCCGAAGGCGAAGTGGCCGGCGCCGCCGCCGCGCACCACGCCCTGGGGACGACGCCGAACGTAGAAGCCCGAAGCGCGGTGCCCAAAGGCCATTGGCTCGCCGTTGTCCGGAGCGCTGTGGTCCAAGGGCGACGGCTGGTGGAAGCCCGGAGTGCTGTGGTCAAGGGGCAGCGGCTGGCCGAAGTTCTTGCTCGCGCGTATCCGGTGCGGGACGGGTGGAAGAGCTGGAGTACGGCGGAGACGCTGGTCTGCCGTTGCGAAGAAGTCAGCCGCGGCGACCTCGAGGACGCCGCCGCGGATCGCGGTCTGGACGACGGCCGGGCAATGAAGCTCAGCAGTCGCGCCGGGCTGGGGATGTGTCAGGGGCGGGTGTGTTCGCGCAACGTCGCCGCCCTGCTGGCCGAGCCCGGCGCAGTACCGAAGCCAAGCATGAAACGACCGATCGCCGTACCCGTGAGGCTGCGGGATCTGGCCAGAGCGCAGGAGGAACAACCATGA
- a CDS encoding NAD(P)/FAD-dependent oxidoreductase, with protein sequence MHRSATPDVVVVGAGMVGAACAEALSAAGVRVLVIDRDGPAAGTTASGEGNVLVSDKEPGPELELAVASRAEWDVVRGRLPERLADVEWEAKGGVVVATGDPEPLTAFAAKQREAGVDARVISPAQVFELEPLLTPRVTIGVHYPDDAQVQPVLAATALLAAVRERGGEVRSGVAALGVRQSRGRVVGVDTSDGDIACGAVLNACGPWAGAFSAAAGARIEVLPRRGMILVTAPLPECVRHKVYDADYVGAVGSGDAELQTSTVVESTRGGTVLIGSSRERIGFDETVKVRVLQELARKAVGLFPFLGDVPVMRAYGGFRPYAPDHLPVIGPDPRVLGLWHATGHEGAGIGLAPATGRLITEQFLGLAPHLDPAPFRVDRPAVIAA encoded by the coding sequence ATGCACCGGTCCGCGACACCCGATGTGGTGGTGGTCGGCGCGGGCATGGTCGGGGCCGCGTGTGCCGAGGCTCTGTCGGCGGCCGGGGTGCGGGTGCTGGTCATCGACCGCGACGGCCCTGCCGCGGGGACGACCGCGTCCGGTGAGGGCAACGTGCTCGTCTCGGACAAGGAGCCGGGTCCCGAGCTGGAGCTCGCGGTCGCGTCCCGCGCGGAGTGGGACGTGGTGCGCGGGCGACTGCCTGAGCGGCTCGCGGACGTGGAGTGGGAGGCGAAGGGCGGCGTCGTGGTGGCGACGGGCGATCCGGAGCCGTTGACCGCCTTCGCCGCGAAACAGCGCGAGGCCGGCGTTGATGCCCGGGTGATCAGTCCCGCGCAGGTGTTCGAGCTCGAGCCGCTGCTCACGCCACGGGTGACGATCGGCGTGCACTACCCGGACGACGCGCAGGTGCAGCCGGTGCTGGCCGCGACCGCGTTGCTGGCGGCGGTCCGCGAGCGCGGCGGCGAGGTGCGATCGGGGGTCGCCGCGCTCGGGGTCCGGCAGTCACGCGGCCGGGTGGTCGGAGTGGACACCTCCGACGGTGACATCGCTTGTGGTGCGGTGCTGAATGCGTGCGGTCCGTGGGCCGGTGCGTTCAGCGCGGCCGCCGGTGCGCGGATCGAGGTGCTGCCACGACGCGGGATGATCCTGGTGACCGCGCCGCTGCCGGAGTGCGTTCGGCACAAGGTGTACGACGCTGACTACGTCGGCGCTGTGGGCAGTGGCGATGCCGAGTTGCAGACGTCGACGGTGGTCGAGTCGACGCGCGGCGGGACCGTGCTGATCGGGTCGAGCCGGGAGCGGATCGGCTTCGACGAAACGGTGAAGGTGCGCGTGCTGCAGGAGTTGGCGCGGAAGGCGGTCGGGCTGTTCCCGTTCCTGGGCGACGTCCCGGTGATGCGTGCGTACGGCGGCTTCCGTCCGTATGCGCCGGATCATCTGCCGGTGATCGGTCCGGATCCGCGCGTGCTGGGCTTGTGGCACGCGACCGGTCACGAGGGCGCCGGTATCGGGCTGGCACCGGCGACCGGGCGCTTGATCACGGAGCAGTTCCTCGGGCTGGCGCCGCATCTCGATCCGGCGCCGTTCCGGGTCGATCGTCCGGCGGTGATCGCCGCATGA
- a CDS encoding helix-turn-helix domain-containing protein — MGAGKLLGTNLRARRDEQGISLSELARRSGIAKGTLSQLESGAGNPTIETVFSLSNALGIPVSALLAESPASGVVLVRSADVDVLSGDAIDLRMLRRLEHPGGLFEIYNQEIRPDAVQQSDGHPGTEHHIVLSGCLRINAHGQNAELGPGDYLAFRAAGPHAYEAVDGPVRSVLLLEYPPDVYPAAAGGPHLQG, encoded by the coding sequence ATGGGTGCGGGGAAGCTGCTCGGGACGAACCTGCGGGCGCGGCGGGACGAGCAGGGCATCTCGCTGTCCGAGCTGGCCCGGCGGTCCGGGATCGCGAAGGGCACCCTGTCCCAGCTGGAGTCCGGCGCGGGGAACCCGACGATCGAAACAGTGTTCAGTTTGTCGAACGCTCTCGGGATCCCGGTGTCCGCGCTGCTGGCCGAGTCGCCGGCCTCCGGCGTGGTGCTGGTCCGGTCCGCGGACGTCGACGTGCTGTCCGGTGACGCGATCGATCTGCGGATGCTCCGGCGGCTCGAACACCCGGGTGGGCTGTTCGAGATCTACAACCAGGAGATCCGGCCGGACGCGGTCCAGCAGTCCGACGGCCACCCGGGCACCGAGCACCACATCGTCCTGTCCGGGTGCCTGCGCATCAACGCTCATGGGCAGAACGCGGAGCTGGGGCCGGGTGACTACCTGGCGTTCCGGGCGGCGGGACCGCATGCGTACGAGGCCGTGGACGGGCCGGTGCGGTCCGTGTTGCTGCTCGAGTACCCGCCGGACGTGTATCCGGCGGCGGCCGGCGGGCCGCATCTGCAGGGGTAG
- a CDS encoding SDR family oxidoreductase, translated as MENVALVVGARGVIGTNLVEHLASLPGWRVIGLSRRGGTDVPGRIRHVAVDLLDPDDTRAKLSALSEVTHVFYVAYQDRPTWAELVPPNLAMLVNVVDAIEPVARGLRHVSLMQGYKVYGAHLGPFKTPAREDDPPHLPPEFNVDQQRFLEERQQGKAWTWSALRPSVVGGSALGNPMNLAVAIAVYASLSKELGVPLRFPGKPGAYHSLLELTDAGLLAKATVWAATAPAAANQAFNITNGDLFRWSELWPKLGAWFGLDVAPPLQLSLQDVMADKEPVWKQLQATHDLAATSFAEVSSWPFADFVFGWDYDFFADASKSRRAGFHEYVDTEQMFYRIFAELRRRRVIP; from the coding sequence ATGGAGAACGTTGCCTTGGTGGTCGGTGCCCGCGGAGTGATCGGGACGAATCTGGTTGAGCATCTGGCGTCGCTGCCGGGTTGGCGGGTGATCGGTCTGTCGCGGCGCGGCGGTACCGACGTACCGGGCCGGATCCGGCACGTCGCGGTGGATCTGCTCGACCCGGACGACACCCGCGCCAAGCTGTCCGCGCTGAGCGAGGTGACGCATGTGTTCTACGTCGCCTACCAGGACCGTCCGACCTGGGCCGAACTGGTACCGCCGAACCTGGCGATGCTGGTGAACGTCGTCGACGCGATCGAGCCGGTCGCGCGGGGCCTGCGGCACGTGAGCCTGATGCAGGGTTACAAGGTGTACGGCGCGCATCTCGGCCCGTTCAAGACGCCGGCCCGCGAGGACGATCCGCCGCATCTGCCGCCGGAGTTCAACGTCGACCAGCAGCGCTTCCTGGAGGAACGCCAGCAGGGCAAGGCGTGGACGTGGTCGGCGCTGCGCCCTTCTGTGGTTGGCGGTTCGGCCCTCGGCAACCCGATGAACCTCGCGGTCGCGATCGCCGTCTACGCCTCGCTGTCGAAGGAACTCGGCGTACCGCTGCGGTTCCCGGGCAAGCCCGGTGCGTATCACTCGTTGCTGGAGCTCACCGACGCCGGATTGTTGGCCAAGGCAACGGTATGGGCGGCGACCGCGCCGGCTGCGGCGAACCAGGCGTTCAACATCACGAACGGCGACCTGTTCCGGTGGAGCGAGCTGTGGCCGAAGCTCGGTGCCTGGTTCGGGCTGGACGTGGCGCCGCCGCTGCAGCTGTCGCTGCAGGACGTGATGGCGGACAAGGAGCCGGTGTGGAAGCAGCTCCAGGCGACCCACGACCTGGCGGCCACGTCGTTCGCCGAGGTGTCGTCGTGGCCGTTCGCCGACTTCGTGTTCGGGTGGGACTACGACTTCTTCGCCGACGCCTCGAAGTCGCGCCGGGCCGGCTTCCACGAGTACGTCGACACCGAGCAGATGTTCTACCGGATCTTCGCCGAGCTCCGTCGGCGGCGCGTCATTCCCTGA